One segment of Vibrio gazogenes DNA contains the following:
- the fbaA gene encoding class II fructose-bisphosphate aldolase — MSKVFDFVKPGVISGDDVQKVFQVAKENKFALPAVNCVGTDSVNAVLEAAAKVKSPVIVQFSNGGAGFFAGKGLKLEGQQTQVLGAIAGAKYVHTVAEAYGVPVILHTDHAAKKLLPWIDGLLDAGEKFFAETGKPLFSSHMIDLSEETLEENIEISTKYLARMAKMNMTLEIELGCTGGEEDGVDNSDMDTSELYTSPEDVAYAYEKLNAVSHRFTIAASFGNVHGVYKPGNVVLTPTILRDSQKYVSEKFSLPENSLNFVFHGGSGSSEAEIQESIGYGVIKMNIDTDTQWATWDGIRQYEADNHDYLQGQIGNPSGEDAPNKKYYDPRVWLRAGQASMVARLEKAFSDLNAIDVL; from the coding sequence ATGTCTAAGGTCTTCGATTTTGTAAAACCAGGAGTCATTTCTGGCGATGATGTTCAAAAAGTCTTTCAAGTAGCGAAAGAAAATAAATTCGCATTACCAGCAGTGAACTGTGTTGGTACTGATTCTGTGAATGCGGTACTTGAAGCTGCTGCAAAAGTTAAGTCTCCGGTTATCGTTCAGTTCTCTAACGGTGGCGCAGGTTTCTTTGCCGGTAAAGGTCTGAAACTTGAAGGTCAGCAAACGCAGGTTCTGGGTGCGATTGCTGGTGCAAAATATGTCCATACGGTTGCTGAAGCTTATGGCGTTCCTGTCATTCTGCATACTGACCATGCTGCGAAGAAACTCCTGCCATGGATCGATGGTCTGCTGGATGCCGGTGAAAAATTCTTCGCTGAAACAGGTAAACCACTGTTCTCTTCTCACATGATTGATTTGTCAGAAGAAACGCTGGAAGAAAACATTGAGATTTCTACCAAGTACTTAGCGCGCATGGCAAAAATGAACATGACGCTTGAAATCGAATTGGGTTGTACTGGCGGTGAAGAAGATGGCGTTGATAACTCAGATATGGATACTTCTGAGCTGTACACGTCTCCTGAAGATGTTGCCTATGCATACGAAAAACTGAACGCAGTTAGCCATCGTTTCACGATTGCCGCTTCTTTCGGTAACGTTCACGGTGTTTACAAACCAGGTAACGTTGTTCTGACGCCAACAATTCTACGTGATTCTCAGAAATATGTTTCTGAGAAATTCAGTCTGCCTGAAAACTCGCTGAACTTTGTTTTCCATGGCGGTTCTGGTTCTAGCGAAGCAGAAATCCAAGAATCAATCGGCTACGGTGTTATCAAAATGAACATCGATACTGATACACAGTGGGCGACATGGGACGGTATCCGTCAGTATGAAGCCGACAACCACGATTATCTGCAAGGCCAAATCGGTAACCCAAGTGGTGAAGATGCACCGAATAAGAAATACTATGATCCACGTGTTTGGTTACGTGCTGGTCAAGCTTCTATGGTGGCTCGTCTTGAAAAAGCATTTTCAGATTTGAATGCGATCGACGTATTATAA
- a CDS encoding phosphoglycerate kinase: MSVIKMTDLDLAGKRVFIRADLNVPVKDGKVTSDARILASLPTIKHCIAAGAKVMVTSHLGRPTEGEYAEEFSLQPVVNYLQDALDCEVKLAKDYLNGLTLNTGELVVLENVRFNKGEKKNDEALSKQYASLCDVFVMDAFGTAHRAQASTHGVGMHAPIACAGPLLANELDALGKAMDNPARPMVAIVGGSKVSTKLTVLESLSKIADQLVVGGGIANTFIAAAGNNVGKSLYEADLVDTAKKLMDECAIPVATDVACAKAFDENAEAEIKDVSEVQDDDMIFDLGPDSTAALAKILKEAKTILWNGPVGVFEFKNFEAGTKGISQAIADSDGFSVAGGGDTLAAIDKFGIKGDVSYISTGGGAFLEFVEGKVLPAVEMLEARAKA, encoded by the coding sequence ATGTCTGTAATCAAGATGACTGACCTGGATTTAGCAGGTAAACGCGTATTTATTCGTGCCGATCTGAATGTGCCGGTAAAGGATGGCAAAGTAACATCAGATGCACGGATCTTGGCATCATTGCCAACAATTAAACACTGTATTGCGGCTGGCGCAAAAGTCATGGTGACATCTCACCTCGGCCGTCCGACTGAAGGTGAATACGCTGAAGAATTTTCACTCCAACCGGTTGTGAACTACTTACAAGACGCACTGGATTGTGAAGTGAAGCTCGCCAAAGATTACCTCAATGGCCTAACACTCAATACCGGTGAATTAGTTGTACTTGAAAATGTTCGCTTTAACAAAGGCGAGAAGAAGAATGACGAAGCCCTATCTAAGCAATATGCATCTTTGTGTGATGTATTTGTGATGGATGCATTCGGTACGGCTCACCGCGCTCAGGCATCGACTCACGGTGTGGGTATGCACGCTCCGATTGCATGTGCAGGTCCTTTACTGGCAAATGAACTGGATGCTTTGGGTAAAGCAATGGACAACCCGGCTCGCCCGATGGTAGCCATTGTTGGTGGTTCAAAAGTTTCCACAAAACTGACAGTGCTTGAATCTTTATCAAAAATTGCTGACCAATTGGTTGTCGGTGGTGGTATTGCGAATACTTTCATTGCCGCAGCTGGCAATAATGTTGGTAAGTCACTTTATGAAGCGGACCTGGTTGATACTGCGAAAAAATTAATGGACGAGTGTGCAATCCCGGTTGCAACTGATGTCGCTTGTGCAAAAGCATTTGACGAAAATGCAGAAGCAGAAATCAAAGATGTTTCTGAAGTTCAAGATGATGACATGATTTTCGACTTAGGTCCTGATTCAACAGCGGCACTGGCAAAAATTCTGAAAGAAGCAAAAACAATTCTTTGGAATGGTCCTGTCGGTGTATTCGAATTCAAGAACTTTGAAGCCGGTACAAAAGGTATCTCTCAAGCGATCGCGGATTCAGATGGATTCTCTGTTGCAGGGGGTGGTGATACGCTTGCTGCAATCGATAAATTCGGGATTAAAGGCGATGTATCATATATCTCGACTGGTGGTGGTGCATTCCTTGAGTTTGTTGAAGGCAAGGTTCTACCTGCGGTTGAAATGCTGGAAGCTCGCGCAAAAGCATAA
- the epd gene encoding erythrose-4-phosphate dehydrogenase — MLRIAINGFGRIGRNILRAVYESGKNQQIEVVAVNELAQPDAMAHLLQYDSSHGRFFKKVRYDQEHLYISHDDGGSDAIRILHLSEPKLLPWCNLDIDIVLDCTGVFGSRDDGLAHLEAGARQVLFSHPGGHNLDNTIIYGVNHDSLKAEHRIVSNGSCTTNCIVPIIKVLDENFGIDSGTITTIHSSMNDQPVIDAYHHDLRRTRAASQSIIPVDTKLHKGIERIFPKFLNKFEAISVRVPTVNVTAMDLSVTINTNVKVNDVNQTIIDASQCTLRGIVDYTEAPLVSTDFNHDAHSAIVDGSQTRVSNGRLVKMLVWCDNEWGFANRMLDTALAMDSLQ; from the coding sequence ATGCTAAGAATCGCCATCAATGGTTTTGGCCGAATTGGCCGGAATATTTTGCGGGCTGTCTATGAAAGTGGCAAGAATCAGCAAATTGAAGTCGTGGCCGTCAATGAATTGGCACAACCTGACGCGATGGCTCATCTTCTTCAGTATGATTCGAGTCATGGTCGCTTTTTTAAAAAGGTTCGCTACGATCAAGAACATTTATATATTAGCCATGACGATGGTGGTTCTGATGCGATCCGGATTCTTCACTTGTCTGAGCCGAAACTCCTGCCGTGGTGTAATCTGGACATTGATATTGTACTCGATTGTACCGGTGTTTTTGGCAGTCGGGATGATGGTCTCGCCCATTTGGAAGCCGGTGCGCGGCAGGTTCTTTTTTCACACCCCGGTGGACATAATTTAGATAACACGATTATCTACGGGGTCAACCATGATTCGTTAAAAGCAGAGCATCGCATCGTTTCAAATGGCTCGTGTACGACCAACTGTATTGTGCCGATTATCAAGGTACTGGATGAAAATTTTGGTATTGATTCCGGCACGATTACCACGATTCATTCTTCGATGAACGACCAACCCGTGATTGATGCTTATCATCATGATCTGCGTCGAACCCGGGCGGCCAGTCAGTCGATTATTCCGGTAGACACCAAGTTACATAAAGGGATCGAGCGAATTTTTCCCAAGTTTTTGAATAAGTTTGAAGCGATTTCGGTGCGGGTGCCGACAGTCAACGTAACCGCGATGGACTTAAGTGTCACAATCAATACAAATGTTAAAGTTAATGACGTAAATCAAACCATAATTGATGCTTCTCAGTGTACATTACGGGGCATTGTTGACTATACTGAAGCGCCACTTGTTTCGACCGATTTCAATCATGATGCGCATAGCGCCATTGTTGATGGTTCACAAACAAGAGTTAGTAACGGACGTTTGGTAAAAATGCTAGTCTGGTGCGATAACGAATGGGGCTTTGCAAACCGTATGTTGGATACGGCTTTGGCAATGGATTCACTACAGTAG
- the tkt gene encoding transketolase — MSSQKRLANAIRALSMDGVQQANSGHPGAPMGMADIAEVLWRSHLNHNPQNPNWADRDRFVLSNGHGSMLIYSLLHLTGYDLSIDDLKNFRQLHSKTPGHPEYGYAPGIETTTGPLGQGITNAVGMAIAEKALAAQFNRDQHNIVDHHTYAFLGDGCLMEGISHEACSLAGTLGLGKLIAFWDDNGISIDGDVDGWFTDDTAKRFEAYGWHVIPAVDGHDAAAIEAAITAAKAETSRPTLICTKTVIGFGSPNKSGSHDCHGAPLGADEIKATREQLGWEYGPFEIPADIYAQWDAKESGAAKEAAWDEKFAAYQAAYPELAAEFKRRVNGELPADWETQANQIIAQLQANPATIASRKASQNALEAFGKLLPEFMGGSADLAPSNLTMWSGSKSLTPDDASGNYIHYGVREFGMTAIINGIALHGGFIPYGATFLMFMEYARNAMRMAALMKVQNIQVYTHDSIGLGEDGPTHQPVEQIASLRLTPNMSTWRPCDQVESAMAWKLAIERKDAPTALIFSRQNLAQQARDAEQVANIAKGGYILKDCQGTPDLILIATGSEVDLAVQAAAELTAKGKQVRVVSMPSTDAFDRQNAAYREAVLPASVTARVAIEAGIADYWYKYVGLNGRIVGMNSFGESAPAGELFKLFGFTVDNVVEVALSLG; from the coding sequence ATGTCTTCCCAAAAACGTCTCGCGAATGCAATCCGCGCTTTAAGTATGGATGGTGTTCAACAAGCCAACTCAGGTCACCCCGGCGCCCCGATGGGGATGGCGGATATCGCTGAAGTGCTGTGGCGCTCTCACCTGAACCACAATCCACAAAACCCGAATTGGGCTGACCGCGACCGTTTCGTGCTCTCTAACGGCCACGGCTCGATGCTGATTTATTCACTGTTGCATTTGACGGGGTATGATCTGTCGATTGACGACCTGAAGAACTTCCGTCAGTTGCATTCGAAAACACCGGGCCACCCGGAGTACGGTTATGCACCGGGCATTGAAACCACAACCGGGCCACTCGGACAAGGCATCACCAACGCGGTTGGTATGGCAATTGCGGAGAAAGCGCTCGCCGCGCAGTTTAACCGTGACCAGCATAATATCGTTGACCATCACACTTATGCTTTCCTCGGTGATGGCTGTTTGATGGAAGGGATTTCTCATGAAGCGTGCTCTTTGGCCGGTACTTTGGGTCTGGGCAAGCTGATTGCGTTTTGGGATGACAACGGCATTTCGATTGACGGTGATGTGGACGGTTGGTTCACAGATGACACGGCGAAACGCTTTGAAGCGTACGGCTGGCATGTTATTCCGGCGGTAGACGGACATGATGCTGCGGCGATTGAAGCGGCGATTACCGCAGCCAAAGCGGAAACGTCACGTCCGACATTGATTTGTACCAAAACTGTGATTGGTTTTGGCTCACCCAACAAATCCGGCTCTCATGATTGCCACGGCGCACCACTGGGTGCGGATGAAATCAAAGCAACACGTGAGCAACTGGGTTGGGAATATGGCCCGTTTGAGATTCCGGCTGACATTTATGCGCAGTGGGATGCGAAAGAATCCGGCGCAGCAAAAGAAGCCGCATGGGATGAGAAGTTCGCAGCGTATCAGGCGGCTTACCCTGAGCTGGCGGCTGAATTCAAGCGTCGGGTCAATGGTGAACTGCCAGCAGACTGGGAAACACAAGCCAACCAAATCATTGCACAATTGCAAGCCAATCCGGCCACAATCGCTTCTCGTAAAGCGTCTCAAAATGCTTTGGAAGCCTTCGGCAAGTTACTGCCTGAATTCATGGGCGGCTCGGCTGACCTCGCGCCTTCTAACCTGACCATGTGGTCTGGCTCGAAGTCACTGACGCCAGATGATGCGTCCGGCAACTATATTCATTACGGTGTCCGTGAATTTGGGATGACGGCTATCATCAACGGGATTGCGTTGCATGGCGGTTTCATTCCTTACGGCGCGACTTTCCTGATGTTTATGGAATACGCGCGCAATGCCATGCGGATGGCTGCGCTGATGAAAGTGCAGAACATTCAGGTTTACACCCATGATTCAATTGGTTTGGGTGAAGACGGGCCGACCCACCAGCCGGTTGAACAAATTGCTTCACTGCGTCTGACGCCGAACATGAGTACATGGCGTCCTTGTGACCAGGTTGAATCCGCGATGGCTTGGAAGCTGGCGATTGAACGCAAAGATGCCCCGACGGCACTGATTTTCTCTCGTCAGAATCTGGCGCAACAAGCGCGTGATGCAGAACAGGTAGCAAACATCGCCAAAGGTGGCTACATCCTGAAAGATTGTCAGGGCACACCGGATTTAATTCTGATCGCGACCGGCTCTGAAGTTGATTTAGCCGTTCAAGCAGCAGCGGAACTGACCGCGAAGGGCAAGCAGGTTCGTGTGGTTTCCATGCCGTCAACCGATGCATTTGACCGTCAGAATGCCGCTTACCGTGAAGCGGTACTACCAGCCTCAGTGACTGCTCGCGTTGCGATTGAAGCGGGTATTGCGGATTACTGGTACAAGTATGTCGGCCTCAATGGTCGCATTGTCGGTATGAACAGCTTTGGTGAGTCAGCACCGGCTGGCGAACTGTTCAAATTGTTCGGCTTTACCGTGGACAATGTCGTGGAAGTGGCACTGTCTTTAGGGTAA
- the metK gene encoding methionine adenosyltransferase, whose protein sequence is MTKHLFTSESVSEGHPDKIADQISDAVLDAILEQDPKARVACETYVKTGMVMVGGEITTSAWVDIEELTRTTVREIGYTHSDMGFDADSCAVLNTIGKQSPDINQGVDRADPKEQGAGDQGIMFGYATNETDVLMPAPITYAHRLVQRQSEVRKNGTLPWLRPDAKSQVTFQYNDGKIAGIDAVVLSTQHSDSISTESLREAVMEEIIKPTLPAEWLNKETKYFINPTGRFVIGGPMGDCGLTGRKIIVDTYGGAARHGGGAFSGKDPSKVDRSAAYAARYVAKNIVAAGLADRCEIQLSYAIGVADPTSIMIETFGTEKVAHDIIIEAVRQFFDLRPYGLQEMLNLLQPIYKKTAAYGHFGRNEFPWEATDKAALLRDFAGLK, encoded by the coding sequence ATGACAAAGCATCTGTTTACTTCTGAATCCGTATCAGAAGGACATCCTGATAAAATTGCCGATCAAATTTCCGATGCCGTACTTGATGCGATTTTAGAACAAGACCCAAAAGCGCGTGTTGCCTGTGAAACCTATGTCAAAACAGGCATGGTCATGGTTGGTGGCGAAATCACGACATCAGCTTGGGTAGATATTGAAGAATTAACCCGAACCACTGTTCGTGAAATTGGCTATACCCATTCAGATATGGGATTCGATGCGGACTCTTGCGCAGTTTTAAATACCATCGGCAAACAGTCTCCGGATATTAATCAAGGTGTCGATCGCGCCGACCCGAAAGAACAAGGCGCCGGTGACCAAGGTATTATGTTCGGTTATGCAACCAACGAAACTGATGTCCTGATGCCAGCCCCGATCACTTACGCTCACCGCTTGGTTCAACGTCAGTCAGAAGTGCGTAAAAACGGCACACTGCCATGGTTACGTCCGGATGCAAAATCTCAGGTAACTTTCCAATATAACGACGGCAAAATTGCCGGAATCGATGCCGTGGTATTATCCACGCAACACAGTGACTCCATTTCAACCGAGTCATTGAGAGAAGCGGTGATGGAAGAGATCATCAAACCGACGCTGCCAGCTGAATGGTTAAACAAAGAAACCAAATACTTTATCAACCCTACCGGTCGTTTTGTTATCGGTGGTCCAATGGGTGACTGTGGTCTGACTGGTCGGAAGATCATCGTTGATACATACGGTGGTGCAGCACGTCACGGTGGCGGTGCCTTCTCCGGAAAAGATCCATCTAAAGTTGACCGTTCAGCCGCCTACGCAGCGCGTTATGTTGCCAAAAACATCGTTGCAGCCGGTCTGGCTGATCGTTGTGAGATTCAACTATCTTACGCGATTGGTGTTGCGGATCCGACCTCAATCATGATTGAAACATTCGGCACAGAAAAAGTTGCACACGATATCATCATTGAAGCCGTTCGTCAGTTCTTCGACCTTCGTCCATACGGACTTCAGGAAATGTTGAATCTGCTTCAGCCGATCTATAAAAAGACTGCTGCTTATGGTCACTTCGGTCGAAATGAATTCCCATGGGAAGCAACCGATAAAGCTGCATTACTACGGGACTTCGCCGGCCTCAAATAA
- a CDS encoding SprT family zinc-dependent metalloprotease: MSASPISAELHTQVTARILSCIEQASHYFQHPFPQPSLSYQLRGKAAGKAYCHRWEIRLNPVLLVENQSEFLQQVIPHEIAHLLVHHLYGRVRPHGSEWQSVMTQVFSLPPQTTHQFDTRSVAGETFAYHCQCQQFSLSIRRHRKVQRQQVIYRCTQCHQPLRYNGTGYE, encoded by the coding sequence GTGTCAGCCTCACCAATATCAGCTGAACTTCATACCCAAGTCACCGCTCGGATCTTGTCTTGTATTGAGCAAGCATCGCACTACTTTCAACACCCCTTCCCGCAACCAAGTCTTAGCTATCAACTGCGTGGTAAAGCGGCCGGAAAAGCTTATTGTCATCGCTGGGAAATCCGTCTGAACCCGGTGCTGCTGGTTGAAAATCAAAGCGAGTTTTTACAACAAGTGATTCCTCACGAGATAGCTCACTTGCTGGTTCACCACCTATATGGACGAGTAAGACCACACGGTTCAGAATGGCAATCGGTGATGACACAGGTTTTCAGTTTGCCCCCTCAGACAACCCACCAATTTGATACACGTTCCGTAGCCGGAGAAACCTTCGCATACCATTGCCAATGTCAGCAATTTTCGTTGTCGATTCGTCGTCACCGGAAAGTACAGCGTCAGCAAGTCATCTATCGTTGTACACAATGCCACCAGCCACTGAGATATAATGGCACCGGATATGAATGA